From a single Sinorhizobium sp. RAC02 genomic region:
- a CDS encoding SMR family transporter: MNLTTVYAVLVVAIVFEVLGTSAMQAAQHFTRVVPTVTMVVCYAIAFFFLSWSLRYVPVGIAYAIWSGLGIVLISLVGYFAFGQKLDLAAMIGLGMIIAGVLVLNLFSKSTFH; the protein is encoded by the coding sequence CTCGTCGTCGCCATCGTTTTCGAGGTGCTCGGTACCTCGGCAATGCAGGCCGCCCAGCATTTCACGCGCGTCGTGCCGACCGTCACGATGGTCGTCTGCTATGCCATCGCCTTCTTCTTCCTGTCGTGGAGCCTGCGCTACGTACCGGTTGGTATCGCCTATGCGATCTGGAGCGGACTTGGCATCGTGCTGATCTCGCTCGTCGGCTATTTCGCCTTCGGCCAGAAGCTCGATCTGGCCGCCATGATCGGCCTTGGCATGATCATTGCCGGCGTTCTTGTGCTGAACCTTTTCTCCAAATCGACATTCCACTGA